Proteins encoded in a region of the Zea mays cultivar B73 chromosome 4, Zm-B73-REFERENCE-NAM-5.0, whole genome shotgun sequence genome:
- the LOC100272255 gene encoding ribosomal protein13 has product MGRMHSRGKGISSSALPYKRTPPTWLKTAASDVEEMITKAAKKGQMPSQIGVLLRDQHGIPLVKSVTGSKILRILKAHGLAPEIPEDLYFLIKKAVAIRKHLERNRKDKDSKFRLILVESRIHRLARYYKRTKKLPPTWKYESTTASTLVA; this is encoded by the exons ATGGGGCGTATGCACAGCCGCGG GAAGGGTATCTCGTCGTCGGCGCTGCCGTACAAGAGGACGCCTCCTACCTGGCTGAAGACCGCCGCCTCCGAC GTGGAGGAGATGATCACAAAGGCAGCGAAGAAGGGACAGATGCCGTCGCAGATCGGCGTCCTGCTCCGTGACCAGCACGGTATCCCCCTTGTCAAGAGTGTCACCGGCAGCAAAATCCTCCGCATCCTCAAGGCCCATG GGCTGGCACCCGAAATCCCGGAGGACCTGTACTTCCTCATCAAGAAGGCGGTGGCGATAAGGAAGCACCTTGAGAGGAACAGGAAGGACAAAGACTCTAAATTCAGGCTCATTCTTGTCGAGAGCAGGATCCACCGCCTTGCCCGCTACTACAAGCGCACAAAGAAGCTTCCACCCACGTGGAAGTA CGAGTCAACCACTGCAAGCACTCTGGTGGCCTAA